The proteins below are encoded in one region of Gammaproteobacteria bacterium:
- a CDS encoding 5'-nucleotidase yields the protein MTDNPQQLVVAISSRALFDLEASHRIFTDKGLEAYSRYQIEHENDLLVPGVAFPLVNKLLRLNEDAPTRRVEVILLSHNSADTGLRIFNSIQHYGLDITRAAFTNGAAPWRYVEPFSADLFLSAEAGDVVRSLDAGRAAAAIVPARAEDDGREQLRIAFDGDAVLFSDEAERVHQQQGLAAFSASERDKAREPLSGGPFKNFLAALQHIQRQYPSERSPIRTALVTARSAPAHERVIRTLRAWNIRIDEALFLGGLPKGAFLKTFGADIFFDDQKGHVEAAAGYVTAGHVPYGVINRT from the coding sequence ATGACGGACAACCCGCAGCAATTGGTGGTCGCGATCAGCTCGCGCGCGCTCTTCGATCTCGAAGCCAGCCACCGGATTTTCACCGACAAGGGGCTGGAAGCCTATTCGCGCTATCAGATCGAACACGAGAACGACCTGCTGGTGCCGGGCGTGGCGTTCCCGCTGGTGAACAAGCTCCTGCGCCTGAATGAGGACGCACCCACGCGGCGCGTGGAGGTCATTCTGCTGTCGCACAACAGCGCCGATACCGGCCTGCGCATCTTCAATTCCATCCAGCATTACGGGCTGGATATCACACGCGCGGCGTTTACCAACGGCGCCGCGCCCTGGCGCTACGTGGAGCCTTTCAGCGCCGACCTGTTTCTGTCCGCGGAAGCCGGGGACGTGGTGCGCTCGCTGGATGCGGGGCGCGCCGCGGCCGCCATTGTGCCGGCGCGCGCCGAGGACGACGGCCGCGAGCAGTTGCGCATCGCCTTCGACGGCGACGCCGTGTTGTTCTCGGACGAAGCCGAGCGCGTGCATCAACAACAGGGACTGGCGGCGTTTTCCGCAAGCGAGCGCGACAAGGCACGGGAACCCCTGTCGGGCGGGCCGTTCAAGAATTTCCTTGCCGCGCTGCAGCATATCCAGAGGCAGTACCCCTCGGAGCGCTCGCCGATCCGCACCGCGCTGGTAACGGCGCGCTCGGCGCCGGCGCACGAGCGCGTGATCCGCACGCTGCGCGCCTGGAACATCCGCATAGACGAAGCGCTGTTTCTCGGCGGCCTGCCCAAGGGCGCGTTCCTGAAAACCTTCGGCGCCGACATTTTCTTCGACGACCAGAAAGGCCACGTGGAAGCCGCCGCGGGTTACGTGACCGCCGGCCACGTGCCGTACGGTGTCATCAACCGAACGTAG
- a CDS encoding UvrD-helicase domain-containing protein produces MTEPADRQTRERALDPQASFIVQAPAGSGKTSLLTQRYLRLLASVEAPEEIIAITFTRKAAGEMRNRVLKALDAAAGVVAPAEDHQRRTWELARAARVRDAERNWRLAEHPARLRIQTIDSLNAELTRQMPLLSGLGAPPAIDAQPEFLYQEAARRTLALLEHGEARQSEALAVLLRHLDNDLPRTAQLLADMLPHRDQWLRHAGTAGAHTQQELQGAFQREIVRQLHIAHTLIGAHLQTELAELARFAAQALSAQGSDSPLCACQDLRAFPSATSEALPQWRGLAELLLTSSNGEPLRKTVNKNTGFGTQHPDEKARMLEVLQRLNDVPELPAMLRRIRRLPSSGFDASQWRVLDALLAALRLGVAQLQVLFAERGAVDYAEVALRALAALGDAQAPTDLALALDYRIRHLLVDEFQDTSFLQFLLLERLTEGWQPGDGRTLFVVGDPMQSIYRFREAEVGLFLRAQQHGIGQVRLTKLTLRANFRARPELVQWVNQSFSKLFPGQSDIASGALTYSACEAQRALVPGALVEVHAAFGADAEREAGQVIAVIRQAQSGNLQVAVLVRGRNHLVALVPRLRREGLRFRAMELEQLGERPVVRDLVSLTRTLLHMGDRTAWLAVLRAPWCGLTLADLHALTLHAEGLTLQEVLADRERVATLSKDGQARLARVQAVLLDVRVQRRRGTLREQVESAWLRLAAPSVLATLEDLDDAEAFLSLLETLDAGGTLPDSAALEAALEDLFAQPDPEAGDGLQVMTMHKAKGLEFDVVIVPGLGAGSGRTHRPLLAYLERTRVEDRPDLLLAPLNARGSEREPHYELVVDLRREQELFERQRLLYVAATRAREQLHLLGHAGWSEKDGKREVKAPPANSLLATLWPAVAEEYRQALQNHVPPAPGATPQIPATHLRRLPAGWQAPAPPAAVEWQGMGLLAAELPPQVEFDWAGDTLRHIGTVVHRVLQRIATADGDIQDAARTAVNAERVRAWLQQAGVPVNELSTAVQTVQQAIERMLADDTGRRLLAARGPDAHCEFALSGFENRRLVTGVMDRTFVDNDSVRWIVDYKTSRHEGAGRDAFLAREVERYRPQLRRYVALMRAFESRPVRVGLYFPLLGSFYEVNVDRE; encoded by the coding sequence ATGACTGAGCCCGCCGACCGGCAAACCCGCGAGCGCGCGCTCGATCCGCAGGCGTCTTTCATCGTGCAGGCGCCGGCGGGCTCCGGCAAAACCAGCCTGCTTACGCAGCGTTACCTGCGCTTGCTCGCCAGCGTGGAGGCGCCGGAGGAAATCATCGCCATCACCTTCACGCGCAAGGCCGCGGGCGAGATGCGCAACCGTGTGCTCAAGGCGCTGGACGCGGCGGCTGGTGTTGTAGCGCCGGCCGAGGATCACCAGCGGCGCACGTGGGAACTGGCACGCGCGGCTCGCGTGCGCGACGCCGAACGTAACTGGCGCCTCGCCGAACATCCCGCACGCCTGCGCATCCAGACGATTGATTCCCTGAACGCGGAACTCACGCGCCAGATGCCGCTGCTGTCCGGCTTGGGCGCTCCGCCCGCAATCGACGCGCAGCCGGAATTCCTCTACCAGGAAGCCGCGCGCCGCACGCTGGCGTTGCTCGAACACGGCGAGGCACGACAATCCGAAGCGCTGGCCGTGCTGCTGCGGCATCTCGACAACGATCTGCCGCGCACTGCCCAGTTGCTCGCGGACATGCTGCCACACCGCGATCAATGGCTGCGCCACGCCGGTACGGCCGGCGCACACACGCAGCAGGAGTTGCAGGGAGCGTTCCAGCGCGAGATCGTGCGCCAGTTGCATATTGCGCACACGTTGATTGGCGCACACCTGCAAACGGAACTCGCGGAGCTCGCGCGCTTTGCCGCGCAGGCGCTCAGCGCACAGGGCAGCGACTCGCCGCTGTGCGCCTGCCAGGATCTGCGCGCATTCCCGTCCGCAACGTCCGAGGCGCTACCACAGTGGCGAGGCCTGGCCGAGCTGCTGCTGACCAGTTCCAACGGCGAGCCATTGCGCAAGACGGTGAACAAGAATACCGGCTTCGGCACACAACATCCGGATGAGAAGGCGCGCATGCTGGAAGTCCTGCAGCGCCTGAACGATGTACCGGAGTTGCCTGCGATGTTGCGCCGCATCCGTCGGCTGCCGTCGTCCGGATTCGACGCGTCGCAGTGGCGGGTGCTGGACGCGCTGCTCGCGGCGTTGCGCCTGGGCGTGGCGCAGTTGCAGGTGCTGTTCGCCGAGCGCGGGGCCGTTGATTATGCCGAGGTTGCGCTGCGCGCACTCGCGGCCCTGGGCGATGCGCAAGCGCCCACCGATCTCGCGCTCGCGCTCGATTACCGCATCCGTCATCTGCTGGTGGATGAATTCCAGGACACGTCATTCCTGCAGTTCCTGCTGCTCGAGCGGCTGACCGAAGGTTGGCAGCCGGGTGACGGCCGCACGCTGTTCGTGGTGGGCGATCCCATGCAGTCCATCTACCGGTTCCGCGAGGCGGAAGTCGGCCTGTTCCTGCGTGCCCAGCAGCACGGCATCGGCCAGGTGCGGCTCACAAAGTTGACGCTGCGCGCGAACTTCCGTGCGCGCCCGGAACTGGTGCAGTGGGTGAACCAGAGTTTCAGCAAGTTGTTTCCGGGGCAGAGCGACATCGCGAGTGGCGCGTTGACTTATAGCGCCTGTGAGGCGCAACGCGCGCTGGTGCCGGGAGCCCTGGTGGAAGTGCACGCAGCGTTCGGCGCTGATGCCGAACGCGAAGCCGGGCAGGTGATTGCGGTGATACGCCAGGCGCAGTCCGGGAACTTGCAGGTCGCAGTGCTGGTGCGCGGGCGCAATCACCTCGTGGCCCTGGTGCCGCGCCTGCGGCGCGAAGGTCTGCGCTTCCGCGCCATGGAACTGGAACAGCTTGGCGAGCGTCCGGTGGTGCGCGATCTGGTATCGCTCACGCGCACGCTGCTGCATATGGGCGACCGAACTGCATGGTTGGCGGTATTGCGCGCGCCCTGGTGTGGTCTCACGCTTGCGGACCTGCACGCGCTCACGCTGCACGCCGAGGGGCTTACTCTGCAGGAAGTGCTCGCAGACCGTGAGCGCGTGGCCACACTGAGCAAAGACGGACAGGCACGGCTCGCGCGTGTGCAGGCCGTGCTGCTCGATGTCCGGGTGCAGCGACGCCGCGGGACGTTGCGGGAGCAGGTGGAGAGCGCGTGGCTGCGGCTCGCTGCGCCCAGCGTGCTGGCCACGCTGGAAGACCTGGACGATGCGGAAGCCTTTCTGTCGCTGCTCGAAACCTTGGATGCAGGTGGCACGCTCCCGGACTCCGCCGCTCTGGAGGCGGCGCTGGAAGATCTGTTCGCCCAGCCGGATCCCGAAGCGGGCGATGGGCTGCAGGTGATGACCATGCACAAGGCCAAGGGACTGGAATTCGACGTGGTGATCGTGCCGGGGTTGGGGGCGGGCAGCGGACGCACGCACCGGCCGCTGCTCGCGTATCTGGAGCGCACGCGCGTGGAGGATCGGCCGGATTTGCTGCTTGCGCCCCTGAATGCCCGCGGCAGCGAGCGCGAGCCGCACTACGAACTGGTGGTGGACCTGCGCCGCGAACAGGAATTGTTCGAGCGCCAGCGCCTGTTGTATGTGGCTGCAACGCGTGCGCGTGAGCAACTGCACCTGCTGGGGCACGCGGGCTGGTCCGAAAAGGATGGCAAGCGCGAGGTGAAGGCGCCACCGGCCAATTCGCTGCTGGCTACTTTGTGGCCAGCGGTCGCGGAGGAATACCGGCAAGCGTTGCAGAATCACGTGCCGCCGGCGCCGGGCGCCACGCCGCAAATTCCTGCGACGCACCTGCGGCGGCTTCCGGCGGGTTGGCAGGCGCCCGCGCCGCCTGCCGCGGTCGAGTGGCAGGGGATGGGATTGCTGGCCGCTGAATTGCCGCCGCAAGTCGAATTCGATTGGGCGGGCGACACCCTGCGCCATATTGGTACGGTTGTGCACCGCGTGCTGCAGCGTATCGCCACCGCCGACGGCGATATACAGGACGCAGCGCGCACGGCGGTCAATGCAGAACGGGTGCGCGCCTGGCTGCAGCAGGCCGGCGTACCGGTTAATGAATTATCCACCGCCGTGCAAACCGTGCAGCAGGCCATTGAGCGCATGCTGGCGGATGATACCGGCCGGCGCCTGTTGGCAGCACGCGGACCGGATGCGCATTGCGAATTTGCGCTCAGCGGCTTCGAGAACCGGCGGCTCGTGACCGGTGTCATGGACCGCACCTTCGTGGATAATGACTCGGTGCGCTGGATCGTGGACTACAAGACCAGCCGGCATGAGGGGGCGGGACGTGATGCCTTCCTGGCGCGCGAGGTCGAACGCTACCGGCCGCAACTGCGCCGCTATGTGGCGCTGATGCGCGCATTTGAGAGCCGACCGGTCAGGGTGGGCCTGTATTTTCCGCTGCTGGGCAGCTTTTACGAAGTGAACGTGGACCGGGAATGA